DNA sequence from the Halorussus limi genome:
CCGGGGAAGACGGGCACGAGACCCAGTTCCTCGAACAGCGCCTCTTCGAGCGCCTGCTGGACGCCGGTGCCGTCGAACTCCGCGACGAACGACTCGATGGCCTCCAGACCCTCGCGCTGTTCGCCCGACACGTCGCCCACGATTTCGAAGTCGCCGTCGCCCGGGCGGTACTCGACCGCGCCCTGCTCGTCGGCCTGCTTGAGGGCCTTCTCGGCGTGGGCCGAGACCGGAACGAACGTCAGGTGGTCGTACTCGGGGTCGTCGGTGATTTCGTCGTAGTTCGCCTGCGCCTCGGGCGTGTCCATCTTGTTCGCGGCGACGACCATCGGCTTGGTCGTCTTGCGAATCTCGCGGGCCAGTTCCTCTCGGTCGTCGTCGTCCCACGTCTCGGGGTCCAACTCGAGGTCCAGCGAGAGGATTTCCCGTTTGATCTCGTCCTTGTTGGTCCGGAACGCGCTCATCTGCTCGGCGAGTTCGACCTCGATGTCGTCCTCGTTGCCGTCGTACCCGCTCTCGTAGCGGTCGATGCCCTTCTCCAGCACTTCGAGGTACCACATGTCGAGTTCGTCTTCGAGGAAGTCGATGTCTTCCCGGGGGTCGTGGCCCTCGGTGGGTTCTCCTTCGATGTCGGTGGTCCCCGAGAAGTCCACGACGTGGACCAGCACGTCGGCCTCGTTGAGGTCGGTCAGGAACTGGTTGCCCAGGCCCGCGCCCTCGTGGGCGCCCGGAATCAGGCCCGCCACATCCACCAGTTTCGTCGGGACGAACCGCGTGCCGTCGTCGCAGTAACCGACGTTCGGCGTACACTCCTCGTCGAACTCGGGCGCGGCGCACTCGACTCGGACGTACGCTTCGCCCACGGCGGGGTCGATGGTGGTGAAGGGGTAAGCCCCCTCGGGCACGTCGTTCATCGTCGCGGCGTTGAAGAAAGTGGACTTGCCCACCGAGGGCTTGCCCACGAGACCGATCTTGTAACTCATTGCATCTGGGTGGCGGTTCTGCGGTAATAAGGTCTGCTAATGGCGGAATCGGTCGTTACGCGTTGTCGCGGCAGACAGTGTCACGATTGCCGCCAGCCACGTCCGACCGGTTCGGACGGGTCTGCCAGCGGGCGGCCTTTTTGTCGGCGGGCGTCGTGGGTCGGTGTGATGATTCTGCAACTGTCGGCGACGTTCGAGACGGACCGATGGACCTGAGCGGACGCGTCCCCGAGGTCACGGAGTCGCTCACCGACGCCGCGGGCGCGCTCCCGTCGCTCGCGGGGCACGCCTCGTTTCTCGGCCAGTGGGCGCTCTACCGCGGTATCGACGCCGTCGACCCCGCCCGCGACGAGACGCTGTGGGTCTTCGGCGCGCAAGGCGGCGCGGCGTTCGCGGACAACGCCAAGTACCTCTTCCTCCACGTCGCGGCCGAGTGTCCCGACATTCGGCCGGTCTGGCTCTCGAAGGACTCCGAGGTCGTCCGCGAGTTACAGGCCGAGGGGTTCGAGGCGTACCACTGCTACTCGCCGCGGGGTCTCCTGCTGACGCTCCGGGCGGGCGTCGTCTTCCTGACGCAGGGCCACCGCGACGTCGCCATGCCCGCCGCGGCGGGCGCGTTCGCGGTCCTGCTCTGGCACGGGGTCCCCCTCAAGCGCATCTCGTGGGACGCCGGGTTCCGTGACCTACCGGGACCCGTCCGGCGCGCTCACGCCGACATGGCCCGGGAGTTCGACCTGCTCACGGTGCCCGGCGAGGGCGTCGTCGACCCGTTCGCGTCGGGTCTCCGCGTCGGCCGCGAGCGCATGGCCGTGACGGGCTACCCCCGGAACGACGCGCTCTTCGGCGAGATTCCGGGCGAGACCGTCGGTGTCGACGCGGCCGCGCTCGACCGGGTGCAGACCCTCTCGACGGAGCGCGAACTGGTCTTCTATCTGCCGACGTTCCGGGAGTGGACCGACGAGTCGG
Encoded proteins:
- a CDS encoding redox-regulated ATPase YchF, with the protein product MSYKIGLVGKPSVGKSTFFNAATMNDVPEGAYPFTTIDPAVGEAYVRVECAAPEFDEECTPNVGYCDDGTRFVPTKLVDVAGLIPGAHEGAGLGNQFLTDLNEADVLVHVVDFSGTTDIEGEPTEGHDPREDIDFLEDELDMWYLEVLEKGIDRYESGYDGNEDDIEVELAEQMSAFRTNKDEIKREILSLDLELDPETWDDDDREELAREIRKTTKPMVVAANKMDTPEAQANYDEITDDPEYDHLTFVPVSAHAEKALKQADEQGAVEYRPGDGDFEIVGDVSGEQREGLEAIESFVAEFDGTGVQQALEEALFEELGLVPVFPGGANGLGNENGEVLPDCFLLPEGATAEDFAHHIHSDLGEGFLHGIDCRSNRQVGADAELDSRDVIDIVSTN
- a CDS encoding CDP-glycerol glycerophosphotransferase family protein, which encodes MDLSGRVPEVTESLTDAAGALPSLAGHASFLGQWALYRGIDAVDPARDETLWVFGAQGGAAFADNAKYLFLHVAAECPDIRPVWLSKDSEVVRELQAEGFEAYHCYSPRGLLLTLRAGVVFLTQGHRDVAMPAAAGAFAVLLWHGVPLKRISWDAGFRDLPGPVRRAHADMAREFDLLTVPGEGVVDPFASGLRVGRERMAVTGYPRNDALFGEIPGETVGVDAAALDRVQTLSTERELVFYLPTFREWTDESVADRLDLPALDAFLAERDATLVFKTHPRDRLDLPDGLANVVQLPGATDVYPFLRHADALVTDYSSVYFDYLLLDRPVVFYAYDLAEYRARRGFYFDYESVAPGPVADSFDGLLAGLDRALDPTDDADAADRAAVRTRLLGGDPAVGKSPDAPGSTPGGADPRANDAGDSTASDSAAAGARSAAVAALVRRRLAETRENRER